The Bradyrhizobium ottawaense genome window below encodes:
- a CDS encoding DeoR/GlpR family DNA-binding transcription regulator, whose translation MTGLTHRQAEILNIARASGRVMVEELARRFEVSAQTIRKDLNDLCERRSLTRIHGGAIIASGVENLAYEARRFVAADEKKAIGAAAASLIPNGCSLFINIGTTTEEVASALTSHEDLLVITNNLNVAMLLYRHPRIEVVVAGGTVRRADGAVVGSTATQLIGQFKVDYAIIGASAIDEEGALLDFDYREVQVAQAIIANARSVMLVADSTKLRRSAPVRIAHMTQIQTFVTDQELPERLATICHSKGIEVMAAMPKGADIDDVPADAQEAAPEAAPVVRLR comes from the coding sequence GTGACCGGATTGACCCATCGCCAAGCCGAAATCCTCAACATCGCGCGGGCCTCGGGCCGTGTCATGGTCGAGGAGCTCGCGCGCCGCTTCGAAGTCTCGGCGCAGACCATCCGCAAGGATCTCAACGACCTCTGCGAGCGGAGATCGCTGACCCGCATCCATGGCGGCGCCATCATCGCCTCCGGCGTCGAAAACCTCGCTTATGAGGCAAGGCGCTTCGTCGCCGCCGACGAAAAGAAGGCGATCGGAGCCGCGGCCGCCTCGCTGATCCCGAACGGATGCTCGCTCTTCATCAATATCGGCACCACGACGGAGGAGGTCGCGAGCGCGCTGACTTCGCACGAGGATCTCCTCGTCATCACCAACAATCTCAACGTCGCGATGCTGCTCTACCGTCATCCCCGCATCGAGGTGGTGGTCGCCGGCGGCACGGTCCGGCGGGCCGACGGCGCTGTGGTCGGCTCCACCGCGACGCAGCTGATCGGCCAGTTCAAGGTCGACTACGCCATCATCGGCGCGTCCGCGATCGACGAGGAGGGCGCGCTGCTCGACTTCGACTATCGCGAGGTGCAGGTGGCGCAGGCCATCATCGCCAATGCCCGCAGCGTGATGCTGGTTGCCGATTCCACCAAGCTCCGCCGCAGCGCGCCGGTGCGCATCGCCCACATGACCCAGATCCAGACCTTCGTCACCGACCAGGAGCTTCCCGAGCGCCTCGCCACGATCTGCCACAGCAAGGGCATCGAGGTGATGGCGGCGATGCCCAAGGGCGCGGACATCGACGATGTGCCGGCCGATGCCCAGGAAGCCGCACCGGAAGCCGCGCCGGTGGTGCGGCTGAGATAG
- a CDS encoding type II toxin-antitoxin system Phd/YefM family antitoxin, which translates to MVTTLTSREFNQDTSGAKKAASKGPVFITDRGRPAHVLLSIEDYLRLSGGHMSLAEALAQANADFDFDPPRITGGISRPADLD; encoded by the coding sequence ATGGTCACCACCCTGACCAGCCGAGAGTTCAATCAGGATACGAGCGGCGCCAAGAAAGCAGCATCAAAGGGGCCCGTCTTCATCACCGACCGCGGCCGTCCAGCCCATGTCCTGCTGAGCATCGAAGATTATCTGCGCCTGAGCGGTGGGCACATGAGCCTTGCCGAAGCTTTGGCACAGGCGAACGCGGACTTCGATTTCGATCCGCCTCGCATCACCGGCGGAATCTCCAGGCCAGCCGATCTCGACTGA
- a CDS encoding flavin reductase family protein, translating into MTDKDLYFYEPSKGHGLKHDPFNAIIAPRPIGWISSRDTKGHVNLAPYSFFNAFCYVPPIIGFSSTNWKDSVENIQQTGEFVWNLATMDLAKHMNATAAHVAPEVDEFEIAGLTAVPGKLVNVPRVGESPVAFECKVSDIVRLKGADGKEADAWLTLGEVVAVHIDKAMIKDGVYQTAAARPIVRAGRRGDYFEIKPENMFEMVRPD; encoded by the coding sequence GTGACCGACAAAGACCTGTACTTCTACGAGCCCTCCAAGGGCCACGGCCTCAAGCATGATCCCTTCAACGCCATCATCGCGCCGCGGCCGATCGGCTGGATCTCCTCGCGCGATACCAAGGGTCACGTCAATCTCGCGCCCTACAGCTTCTTCAATGCGTTCTGTTACGTGCCGCCGATCATCGGCTTCTCCTCCACCAACTGGAAGGACTCGGTCGAGAACATCCAGCAGACCGGCGAGTTCGTCTGGAATCTCGCGACCATGGACCTCGCCAAACACATGAACGCGACCGCCGCGCATGTTGCCCCTGAGGTCGACGAATTCGAGATCGCCGGCCTCACCGCCGTACCCGGCAAGCTCGTCAACGTGCCACGCGTCGGCGAGAGCCCGGTCGCCTTCGAATGCAAGGTATCCGACATCGTCCGTCTCAAGGGCGCCGACGGCAAGGAGGCCGACGCCTGGCTGACGCTGGGCGAGGTCGTCGCCGTCCATATCGACAAGGCCATGATCAAGGACGGCGTCTACCAGACCGCCGCCGCCCGCCCGATCGTCCGCGCCGGCCGCCGCGGCGATTATTTCGAGATCAAGCCGGAAAACATGTTCGAGATGGTGCGGCCGGATTAG
- a CDS encoding type II toxin-antitoxin system VapC family toxin, with product MFLLDTNVISELRRPDKADRNALAWANTAPAANFFMSAISILEIELGARLIERKDAVQGAVLRAWIDDHILARFEGRILAIDTAVAQRCAQLHVPNPRAERDALIAATALVHGLTVVTRNVGDFEPTGVPLLNPWDDV from the coding sequence ATGTTTCTGCTGGACACCAACGTCATTTCCGAACTGAGGCGGCCGGATAAGGCTGATCGCAACGCGCTTGCTTGGGCCAATACAGCGCCCGCGGCGAATTTCTTCATGTCCGCCATCTCGATTCTCGAAATTGAACTTGGCGCGCGCCTGATCGAGCGCAAAGACGCGGTGCAAGGTGCTGTCCTGCGCGCCTGGATCGACGATCACATTCTGGCCCGCTTCGAAGGGCGGATCCTGGCTATCGATACGGCCGTGGCGCAGCGCTGTGCCCAACTTCACGTTCCCAATCCGCGGGCCGAACGCGACGCCCTTATTGCAGCCACCGCGCTTGTCCACGGCCTGACCGTCGTTACGCGTAATGTGGGGGACTTTGAACCTACGGGCGTCCCGCTGCTCAATCCGTGGGACGACGTCTAA
- a CDS encoding nuclear transport factor 2 family protein, whose amino-acid sequence MTMNRRDLALSTLAVSALAVSALALTTPALAASADEDAVAKKVEAFRLAQIAADPKALGALCWDDLSYSHSSGKVEDKATFIANATDGKSKFLSIDYKDPTIKVVGPAAIVRFHWLGEQEMAADGKKVSTNLHILMNWQKQGDEWKLLSRAATKL is encoded by the coding sequence ATGACGATGAACCGACGCGATCTGGCTCTCTCGACTCTGGCCGTCTCAGCTCTTGCCGTCTCCGCGCTTGCGCTCACGACACCGGCGCTCGCCGCTTCGGCGGACGAGGACGCCGTGGCGAAGAAGGTCGAGGCCTTCCGCCTCGCCCAGATCGCGGCCGATCCGAAGGCGCTCGGCGCACTGTGCTGGGACGACCTCAGCTACAGCCATTCCAGCGGCAAGGTCGAGGACAAGGCGACGTTCATCGCCAACGCCACCGACGGCAAGTCGAAATTCCTGTCGATCGACTACAAGGACCCCACCATCAAGGTCGTCGGTCCTGCAGCGATCGTGCGCTTCCACTGGCTGGGCGAACAGGAGATGGCAGCCGACGGGAAGAAAGTATCGACCAACCTTCACATCCTGATGAACTGGCAGAAGCAGGGCGACGAGTGGAAGCTCCTGTCGCGGGCAGCAACGAAGTTGTGA
- a CDS encoding 3-hydroxyacyl-CoA dehydrogenase NAD-binding domain-containing protein: MDSKIMTVLGDRVLALGPRPATDSPYKNFKLTRDEDGVAWLLFDRANASANTLSSDVMEEFDAVLAVIETERPAGLVIRSAKPSGFIAGADVNEFRGASDPDMVETRIRAAHAVIDHLEALKLPTVAVIHGFCLGGGLEVALACQSRIAIDGARFGFPEVMLGLHPGLGGTARFTALVYPAQSMALMLTGRTIDARRARSLGLVDTVTQERHVRGAVKDALFGRLKRVKPGLLTRAANFGFVRGLLARRMRTEAAKAASREHYPAPYALIDLWETHGGSRAAMLKAEQASFAKLMVTPTAQNLIRVFFLREQMKKAAGSGNTIKHVHVIGAGAMGGDIAAWVAGQGLRVSLADMKAEPIAGAVKRAAELYGKIIRKPTEVRDALDRLIPDMDGEGVRNADLIIEAVPEKLELKQKVYASLEPRMKPGAILATNTSSIPLQDLRTTLARPERLVGLHFFNPVSRLQLVEVVSHDGSDPQVLKDALAFVGAIDRLPLPVKSSPGFLVNRALTPYMLEAMVMLDEKIDQRLIDAAAEQFGMPMGPIELADQVGLDICLDVGDMLRTKFGDFLPPTPAWLRDKVAKGELGRKTGKGFYTWKDGKAEKAPLLETGPRVTDQMIDRLVLPMSNVCVAALREGIVDDADAVDGAMIFGTGYAPFRGGPLNYARTRGVENVVSTLRGLAERFGGRFAPDAGWDSLQ, from the coding sequence ATGGACTCGAAGATCATGACCGTGCTCGGTGATCGCGTCCTGGCGCTCGGGCCCAGGCCAGCGACGGACAGTCCGTACAAAAACTTCAAGCTGACGCGCGACGAAGACGGCGTCGCCTGGCTTTTGTTCGACCGCGCTAATGCCAGCGCCAACACACTGTCCTCTGACGTGATGGAGGAGTTCGACGCCGTCCTCGCGGTGATCGAGACCGAACGCCCGGCCGGCCTCGTGATCCGCTCCGCCAAGCCGTCGGGCTTCATCGCGGGCGCCGACGTCAACGAATTCCGCGGTGCCAGCGATCCCGACATGGTGGAGACGCGCATCCGCGCCGCGCATGCGGTGATCGACCATCTGGAGGCATTGAAGCTGCCGACGGTCGCTGTCATCCACGGCTTCTGCCTCGGCGGTGGGCTCGAGGTTGCGCTGGCCTGCCAATCGCGCATCGCCATCGACGGCGCGCGCTTCGGCTTCCCGGAGGTGATGCTCGGTCTGCATCCCGGCCTCGGCGGCACCGCGCGCTTCACCGCGCTGGTCTATCCCGCCCAGTCGATGGCGCTGATGCTGACCGGCCGCACCATTGACGCGCGCCGCGCCAGATCGCTCGGCCTCGTCGACACCGTGACGCAGGAGCGCCATGTCCGCGGCGCGGTGAAGGATGCACTGTTCGGCCGGCTGAAACGAGTCAAGCCTGGCCTGCTCACGCGTGCGGCCAATTTCGGCTTCGTGCGCGGTCTCCTGGCCAGGCGCATGCGCACGGAGGCGGCGAAGGCCGCGTCCCGCGAGCACTATCCCGCGCCTTACGCGCTGATCGACCTCTGGGAGACCCATGGCGGCAGCAGGGCCGCGATGCTGAAGGCGGAGCAGGCATCCTTCGCCAAGCTGATGGTGACGCCGACCGCCCAGAACCTGATCCGAGTCTTCTTCCTGCGCGAGCAGATGAAGAAGGCAGCCGGCAGCGGCAACACCATCAAACACGTCCATGTCATCGGCGCCGGCGCCATGGGCGGCGACATCGCGGCGTGGGTAGCAGGGCAGGGGCTGCGCGTCTCGCTGGCCGACATGAAAGCCGAGCCGATCGCCGGCGCGGTGAAGCGCGCCGCCGAACTCTACGGCAAGATCATCCGCAAGCCGACCGAGGTGCGCGACGCGCTCGATCGTCTCATCCCTGACATGGACGGGGAGGGTGTTCGTAACGCCGATCTGATCATCGAGGCCGTGCCGGAGAAGCTCGAGCTCAAGCAGAAAGTCTATGCCAGCCTCGAGCCGCGCATGAAGCCGGGCGCGATCCTTGCCACCAACACGTCGAGCATCCCGCTTCAGGATCTGCGCACCACGCTGGCGCGACCAGAGCGGCTGGTCGGCCTGCATTTCTTCAATCCGGTGTCTCGGCTGCAATTGGTCGAGGTCGTCAGTCACGACGGCAGCGACCCGCAGGTGCTGAAGGACGCGCTCGCTTTCGTCGGCGCGATCGACCGGCTGCCGCTGCCCGTGAAGAGCTCGCCGGGCTTCCTCGTCAACCGCGCGCTGACGCCCTACATGCTCGAAGCCATGGTGATGCTGGACGAGAAGATCGACCAGCGGCTGATCGACGCCGCGGCGGAGCAGTTCGGCATGCCGATGGGGCCGATCGAGCTGGCCGATCAGGTCGGGCTCGACATCTGCCTCGACGTCGGTGACATGCTGCGCACCAAGTTCGGCGATTTCCTGCCGCCGACGCCAGCGTGGCTGCGCGACAAGGTCGCCAAGGGCGAGCTCGGCCGCAAGACCGGCAAGGGTTTCTACACCTGGAAGGACGGCAAGGCCGAGAAGGCACCGCTCCTCGAGACCGGCCCACGCGTCACCGACCAGATGATCGACCGCCTGGTGCTGCCGATGTCCAATGTCTGCGTTGCTGCCCTTCGCGAGGGCATCGTCGACGACGCCGATGCGGTCGACGGCGCCATGATCTTCGGGACCGGCTATGCACCGTTCCGCGGCGGTCCTTTGAACTATGCCCGTACGCGCGGCGTGGAGAATGTGGTGTCCACCTTGCGCGGGCTCGCCGAGCGATTCGGCGGACGTTTCGCGCCGGATGCGGGCTGGGACAGTTTGCAATAG
- a CDS encoding acetyl-CoA C-acetyltransferase, with amino-acid sequence MARPVFIVDGSRTPFLKARSGPGPFTPVDLAVQCGRPLLARQPFAPTDFDQVILGCVNVIADEMNPARVAALRLGMGEDMVAFTVQINCGSGMQSIDTAYRYIREGHADMILAGGTEALSHAPLVWPNSGVRWFAGLATAKGVAAKLAAAFKLRPRDLKPIIGLERGLTDPVTDLNMGQTAEVVGHLFGITRAEADAYAAESHRRLAHAQGTGHLKGEVETAFSRDGKFFDHDDGVRPDSTAETLAKLRPVFERPWGQVTAGNSSQITDGASWVILASDAAVAKHRLTPKAAIVDSNWAALDPSIMGLGPVMSATPLLQRNGLTIKDVETWELNEAFATQVLGCLAAWNDDKFCREILGLDGAAGEIDRDKLNVDGGAISLGHPVGTSGNRIVLHLVNAMKRLGTRRGVATECIGGGLGGAMLIEAV; translated from the coding sequence ATGGCACGACCGGTATTCATCGTCGACGGCAGCCGGACGCCGTTCCTGAAGGCGCGTTCGGGGCCGGGGCCGTTTACGCCGGTCGATCTCGCCGTGCAATGCGGACGGCCGCTCTTGGCGCGCCAGCCGTTTGCGCCCACGGATTTCGACCAGGTCATCCTCGGCTGCGTCAACGTGATCGCCGACGAGATGAACCCGGCCCGCGTTGCCGCGCTGCGGCTCGGCATGGGCGAGGACATGGTCGCCTTCACCGTGCAGATCAATTGCGGCTCCGGCATGCAATCGATCGACACCGCCTACCGCTACATCCGCGAAGGCCATGCCGACATGATCCTCGCCGGGGGCACCGAAGCGCTCAGTCATGCGCCGCTGGTTTGGCCGAATTCCGGCGTGCGCTGGTTCGCCGGCCTTGCCACCGCCAAGGGCGTGGCCGCCAAGCTCGCCGCCGCTTTCAAGCTGCGGCCGCGCGATCTCAAGCCGATCATCGGCCTCGAGCGTGGGCTGACCGATCCCGTCACCGATCTGAACATGGGCCAGACCGCCGAGGTCGTCGGCCATCTCTTCGGCATTACGCGCGCCGAGGCCGATGCCTATGCCGCCGAGAGCCATCGCCGGCTGGCGCATGCGCAAGGCACGGGTCATCTGAAGGGCGAGGTCGAGACCGCATTCTCTCGCGACGGCAAGTTCTTCGACCACGACGATGGCGTGCGTCCGGACTCCACGGCCGAGACGCTGGCAAAGCTCCGGCCGGTGTTCGAGCGCCCCTGGGGCCAGGTCACTGCCGGTAATTCCTCGCAGATCACCGACGGCGCTTCCTGGGTGATTTTGGCTTCCGACGCGGCTGTCGCAAAGCACAGGCTGACGCCGAAGGCTGCGATCGTCGACAGTAACTGGGCCGCGCTCGATCCCAGCATCATGGGCCTCGGCCCGGTGATGTCAGCGACGCCTCTGCTTCAGCGCAACGGCCTCACCATCAAGGACGTGGAGACCTGGGAGCTGAACGAGGCTTTTGCCACCCAGGTGCTCGGTTGTCTTGCGGCATGGAACGACGACAAGTTCTGCCGCGAGATCCTCGGGCTCGACGGCGCGGCCGGCGAGATCGACCGCGACAAGCTCAACGTCGACGGCGGTGCGATCTCGCTCGGCCATCCCGTCGGCACCTCCGGCAATCGCATCGTGCTGCATCTGGTCAACGCGATGAAGCGGCTCGGGACGCGGCGCGGTGTGGCTACCGAGTGCATCGGCGGCGGGCTCGGCGGCGCCATGCTGATCGAGGCGGTGTGA
- a CDS encoding acyl-CoA thioesterase — MTDTHVHAPINSDTGPSGDLCIRTLAMPADTNANGDIFGGWLLSQMDVGGGVFASKAAKSRTVTVAIEAMNFRKAVYVGDLVSVYANLVRVGRTSLTVHLEAWALRRGEEHPFLVTDGNFTYVSIDEHGRPQAVRSTDTTIAT, encoded by the coding sequence ATGACCGACACGCACGTCCACGCCCCTATCAACTCCGACACCGGGCCGAGCGGCGATCTCTGCATCCGCACGCTGGCGATGCCCGCCGACACCAATGCGAATGGCGACATCTTCGGCGGCTGGCTGCTGAGCCAGATGGATGTCGGCGGCGGCGTGTTTGCGTCAAAGGCGGCGAAGTCGCGCACCGTGACGGTTGCGATCGAGGCAATGAACTTTCGCAAGGCGGTCTACGTCGGCGATCTCGTGTCGGTCTACGCCAATCTCGTACGCGTGGGCCGCACCTCGCTCACCGTGCATCTGGAAGCGTGGGCGCTGCGCCGCGGGGAGGAGCATCCCTTCCTCGTCACCGACGGCAACTTCACCTACGTCTCGATCGACGAGCACGGCCGCCCGCAAGCCGTTCGCTCGACCGACACGACGATCGCGACGTAA
- a CDS encoding HAD family hydrolase → MIEAKTDAMGRALLFDIDGTLADTDPLHLKAFNQVLGPRGHVFDHARFSRELQGFANVAIGERFLPDEAPERRASILDEKEEVFRTLVAGQIEPLPGLMALLDRADAAGIPMVAVTNAPRLNAELLLSGLGISHRFKALVIGAELPHGKPHPLPYQEGLRFVGASAEASIAFEDSRTGVQSATAAGIPTIGVRTSLSHADLVAAGAVASASAFDDPQLLARLASAMTW, encoded by the coding sequence ATGATCGAAGCCAAAACGGATGCGATGGGCAGGGCTTTGCTGTTCGACATCGACGGCACGCTGGCCGACACCGACCCGCTGCACTTGAAGGCGTTCAACCAGGTGCTCGGCCCTCGCGGCCACGTCTTCGATCACGCGCGCTTCTCCAGAGAGCTGCAAGGTTTCGCCAATGTCGCGATCGGTGAGCGATTCCTGCCTGACGAGGCGCCGGAACGGCGCGCCTCGATCCTCGATGAGAAGGAGGAGGTCTTCCGGACGCTCGTGGCCGGGCAGATCGAGCCGCTGCCGGGCCTGATGGCGCTGCTCGACCGGGCTGACGCTGCCGGCATTCCCATGGTCGCCGTGACCAACGCGCCGCGTCTCAATGCCGAGCTGCTGCTCTCCGGCCTCGGCATCTCTCATCGTTTCAAGGCGCTCGTGATCGGCGCCGAGCTGCCGCACGGCAAGCCGCATCCGCTGCCCTATCAGGAAGGGCTGCGTTTCGTCGGCGCGAGCGCAGAGGCCTCGATCGCATTCGAGGACTCCCGTACCGGCGTGCAATCGGCCACGGCGGCCGGCATTCCGACCATCGGCGTCCGGACCAGCCTCAGCCATGCTGACCTGGTTGCAGCCGGCGCAGTCGCGTCCGCCAGCGCCTTCGACGATCCGCAGCTGCTCGCGCGTCTCGCGAGCGCCATGACCTGGTAA
- a CDS encoding TetR/AcrR family transcriptional regulator encodes MTLIAEHIEGDTRDRILEVAERLFRQIGYQKTTVGDIAKELRMSPANVYRFFESKKAIHQAVARSLMGEVELEAQRIVARPGPVKERFRELLTTIHRMNTERYVGDNKLHEMVAIAMEEDWDVCVAHMECIAGVIGQMIAQGVASGEFEAPDLQLASLCACTAMIRFFHPQMIAQCATKPGPTIDQMIDFVIAGLSPRH; translated from the coding sequence ATGACACTGATTGCGGAACATATCGAAGGCGACACCCGGGATCGTATTCTCGAGGTGGCCGAGCGGCTGTTCCGCCAGATCGGCTACCAGAAGACCACGGTCGGGGACATCGCCAAGGAGCTCAGGATGAGCCCCGCCAACGTCTATCGCTTCTTCGAATCGAAGAAGGCGATCCATCAGGCGGTGGCCCGTTCGCTGATGGGCGAGGTCGAGCTGGAGGCGCAGCGGATCGTGGCGAGGCCCGGTCCGGTCAAGGAGCGTTTCCGGGAGCTGCTCACCACCATCCATCGCATGAACACCGAGCGCTATGTCGGCGACAACAAGCTGCACGAGATGGTCGCGATCGCGATGGAGGAGGACTGGGACGTCTGCGTCGCCCATATGGAGTGCATTGCCGGGGTGATCGGCCAGATGATCGCGCAAGGCGTTGCCTCTGGCGAGTTCGAGGCGCCGGACCTCCAGCTGGCCTCGCTGTGCGCCTGCACCGCGATGATACGCTTCTTCCACCCCCAGATGATCGCCCAGTGCGCCACCAAGCCGGGCCCGACCATCGACCAGATGATCGATTTCGTCATCGCGGGTCTGTCGCCGCGCCACTAA
- a CDS encoding acyl-CoA dehydrogenase, which produces MSFRRDKITKPIFSWARGVLPAMSDTEREALEAGDVWWDADLFTGDPDWSKLLKVPQAALTDEERAFLDGPVDELCAMLDEWKIFWEWRDLPPDVWHFVKHEKFFGMIIPKEFGGLGFSPYAHSEVVRKISTRSIAAAVTVMVPNSLGPGELLMRFGTKEQQARWLPRLADGRDIPCFGLTSPEAGSDAASMVDTGIICKGTFEDREVVGLRLNWHKRYITLGPVATLLGLAFKAYDPDHLVGDQEELGITVALIPTHLPGVEIGHRHLPSMQVFQNGPNRGRDVFIPLDYVIGGKERLGQGWKMLMTALAAGRGISLPSLSAAGAAYAARTTGAYARIREQFGISISKFEGVEEPLARIVATAYQLDAARRLTCAALNAGVHPAVISGIMKLHATDRMRTAIDDAMDIHGGKAVIDGPQNYLGNLHRAVPVGITVEGANILTRNLIVFGQGAIRAHPYLLDEMNALADIDRERGLTAFDKAFWKHVGHSVRTLFRAFGRSWTFGAFAMAPDAGDATPFYRQLSRYSAAFALCADMALLTLGGALKRREMLSARFGDILSELYLLSAALKRWQDEGRQKEDFAALEWCMATGFKTIENRLAEILANLPNRFVAGFLKFVVQPFGARVLGPSDRVVHQCAAIVLEPSAARERLTPDLAHVDDDGGFARLERAFLLVASTDAIAKRMRAAHIRDWKEAVTKGVITQVEGEQLAAAHEAVTKVIEVDDFAPEALSPIYKKSGDVHQFFQELGEQRAAS; this is translated from the coding sequence ATGAGCTTCCGCCGCGACAAAATCACAAAGCCGATCTTCTCCTGGGCGCGCGGCGTGCTGCCGGCGATGTCCGATACCGAACGCGAGGCGCTGGAGGCGGGCGATGTCTGGTGGGATGCCGATCTGTTCACCGGAGACCCGGATTGGTCGAAGCTGCTCAAGGTTCCGCAGGCCGCGCTGACCGACGAGGAGCGGGCCTTCCTCGATGGCCCCGTCGACGAGCTCTGCGCCATGCTCGACGAATGGAAGATCTTCTGGGAATGGCGCGACCTGCCGCCGGATGTCTGGCACTTCGTCAAGCACGAAAAATTCTTCGGCATGATCATTCCGAAGGAGTTCGGCGGCCTCGGCTTCTCGCCTTATGCCCATTCGGAAGTGGTGCGCAAGATCTCGACCCGCTCGATCGCCGCTGCCGTCACAGTCATGGTGCCGAACTCGCTCGGGCCAGGCGAGCTCCTGATGCGGTTTGGCACGAAGGAGCAGCAGGCGCGCTGGCTGCCGCGCCTCGCCGACGGACGCGATATTCCCTGCTTCGGCCTCACCAGCCCGGAAGCCGGCTCCGACGCGGCTTCGATGGTCGACACCGGCATCATCTGCAAGGGCACATTCGAGGACCGCGAGGTCGTCGGCCTCAGGCTCAATTGGCACAAGCGCTACATCACGCTCGGCCCTGTCGCGACGCTGCTGGGCCTCGCCTTCAAGGCCTATGATCCCGACCACCTCGTGGGCGACCAGGAGGAGCTCGGCATCACCGTGGCACTGATCCCGACCCATCTGCCCGGCGTCGAGATCGGTCATCGCCATCTGCCGTCGATGCAGGTGTTTCAGAACGGCCCGAACCGTGGCCGCGACGTCTTCATTCCGCTCGACTACGTCATCGGCGGCAAGGAGCGGCTGGGGCAAGGCTGGAAGATGCTGATGACCGCGCTCGCTGCCGGCCGCGGCATCTCGCTGCCATCGCTCTCTGCTGCGGGGGCCGCCTATGCCGCGCGCACCACCGGTGCCTATGCCCGTATCCGCGAGCAGTTCGGCATCTCCATCTCCAAGTTCGAAGGCGTCGAGGAGCCGCTCGCGCGCATCGTCGCGACCGCCTACCAGCTCGATGCGGCGCGGCGGCTGACCTGCGCGGCGCTGAATGCCGGGGTTCATCCCGCCGTGATCTCAGGCATCATGAAGCTGCACGCCACCGATCGCATGCGCACCGCGATCGACGACGCCATGGACATCCATGGCGGCAAGGCCGTGATCGACGGTCCGCAAAACTATCTCGGTAATCTCCACCGCGCCGTGCCGGTCGGGATCACGGTCGAGGGCGCCAACATCCTGACCCGCAATCTCATCGTGTTCGGGCAGGGCGCCATCCGGGCGCATCCCTATCTGCTCGACGAGATGAATGCGCTGGCCGATATCGATCGCGAGCGTGGGCTCACCGCGTTCGACAAAGCGTTCTGGAAGCATGTCGGCCACAGCGTCCGGACCCTGTTCCGTGCCTTCGGCCGCAGCTGGACCTTTGGCGCTTTCGCAATGGCGCCGGACGCCGGCGATGCCACGCCGTTCTACCGCCAGCTCTCGCGCTACTCCGCGGCCTTCGCGCTCTGCGCCGACATGGCGCTGCTCACGCTCGGCGGCGCGCTCAAGCGCAGGGAGATGCTGTCGGCGCGCTTCGGCGATATCCTCTCCGAGCTGTATCTGCTCTCGGCCGCACTGAAGCGCTGGCAGGATGAGGGCCGGCAAAAGGAAGACTTTGCCGCGCTCGAATGGTGCATGGCGACGGGCTTCAAGACGATCGAGAACCGGCTGGCCGAAATCCTCGCCAATCTGCCCAACCGCTTTGTTGCCGGCTTCCTCAAGTTCGTGGTCCAGCCGTTCGGCGCCCGCGTGCTCGGCCCCTCCGACCGGGTCGTACACCAATGCGCTGCCATCGTGCTGGAGCCGTCGGCGGCGCGCGAGCGCCTCACGCCGGATCTTGCCCATGTCGACGACGACGGCGGCTTTGCCCGGCTGGAGCGCGCGTTCCTGCTGGTCGCAAGCACCGATGCCATCGCCAAGCGCATGCGCGCCGCGCATATCCGCGACTGGAAAGAGGCTGTTACAAAGGGCGTGATCACACAGGTCGAAGGCGAGCAGCTGGCCGCGGCCCACGAAGCCGTCACAAAGGTGATCGAGGTCGACGATTTTGCGCCGGAAGCGCTGTCGCCGATTTACAAGAAATCCGGCGACGTGCATCAGTTCTTCCAGGAACTCGGTGAACAGAGGGCGGCGAGCTGA